Genomic window (Ostrea edulis chromosome 9, xbOstEdul1.1, whole genome shotgun sequence):
aggcccaggcccccagacgctgagcacattttgtgcacactgaacacgtttcgtgcaaaatccttgattctagggccttctaagatgttacttgactaactcattctaagagaaagatttggaatgctttttaagggaggtatcatgttcttagttattggaaacaacataaattctaatgaactttaaattttattttttttggctcaaaagttggaggaggcagctgcctcctccgcctccatgtaatttacggtcCTGAACACTTGCCTAGATCGTCAACACTGGTCCACCATAAGCACAGTCTGATCTGATCATTTCCTTTGTCTCTTATCTTTACGGCGAGAAAACGGCGCGCAACGTAAAAATAGCTTAAACGTGTTTAGATATTATACATGTCATGTTATATGCGTTTACGCATTAAACACCTATCTAAACACGGTTAGTGCTAAACACGTCTTTTATGTGTTTAAAATCTAAGCACATTTTTTACAGTGTAGGAATTGATGCTTTTTAGGGTTCATGGAATTGTATAAGTACTGCGTGTAACTGCATCAgtataaagtatttcaaaatcCAATAGGAATGGGTATCCTTGAGAATAGGGAATACTTTTAGGAGACACCTTGCACATCACGGCGTTGCTGTATATTGTGTTACGATGATTTGTTTTTTTACGCACAGAGTCATCATCGCTCCCATTGTCATCGGCGTGATCGTTATTGTGGTCATTGTTATCATTGTCATCGCCTGCAAAAGTAAGTGTATAGAACATTTggcgtctctctctctctctctctctctctctctcttataacCTTCTTACATGGATGCAGACACTTAAtcagtatttttatatatttcagccgTCTTTACAATATTTTCTTGATAGCATTAGAATGATTTCAATAAAAACGACAAAAgctaaaatattgattttttttaaaagccagAATATCATTCTAAACGACAAATACTCTCCTGATGAATAATTTAAAATTGGTCTTTTCAATATGGTACACTATAAACTATATGTATTTTCCCCAGAGAAAAGAGCCCAGGGCGTCGTGATTGCTCCTGCAGCCGGCACGACTGTTGCATACAATGTCCATCAGCAGACGACACAGTATGGACAGATGCCGACACAATATGGACAACCTCAACCGGCAAACTACCCGTATGGATATCCTGCACAACAGGGTTACTCCAGTAACCCCCTACCCCAAGATCCGCCCATCTATCCCGGGCAACCTCAGTCCTCATCCGGTCCAGCTTACCCTCCCGCACCTGCAACTactgaatataaacaatgaaatcgATCAGTGCTAAATGGACCAATCAACATTCGCGGATCCATAAGAATATTTTCGCTGTACAGTAACACTGTTGAAATtcaagttaatgatttttaaatgcacTTAGATATTTTACATAGTTGAACTTTGTATATtcacttttattttaaaattttacactaATATGACAGAGTGCAATTGCGCTTTCACCCCCAAATACATCATTTTGTGAAAAGAAGTTTTGTTGCAATATGGATGGATTAATCCCCGTATGATAAAACATCAGAAAACGTTTGTCACTAGGATGGAGGCCAAACAaggaaattgattttaaaaagtcgatttatttttttcaaaccgATTTTATTAGATAGTATGCTCATGTTACTTGTTgctgattaaatattttccatattttaCGGCTGCCTCCCGACATAACGCTAATAATTAGGATGTTAGTTGTCTTGTACGTTGATACAGTTATtactatgtatatatttttaaaataaagtataTTGTTATTTCATTTAACATGATAGACAGTTACCtcgtcaacaaaaatggaaaaaaaggaaatatattcacatgtagTGATTAGTCATTCAAAAATTCACTTTGCTAAACATCCCTCTGATTCCATGCgtaagtactctgaagttgcagcaaaaagatgctggagttcctcattgacaatcgTAATATTTGGTAATCAGATCTTTCAACAGTCCTGTTGGAAATCCGATTGGCACGGATTGCGCTATTTTGTTAGTTGAcccgtttttatattcttacgatgtagaatttatttaaaagcttctatatgacagaatttattcaaaagcttctaaatgagaaataaattcttgtcttgacatttagatatatcgacgacgtattatgtATTAACATATAATCATTTTCTTtctgtcgattcgatatatcccagtgaactcgaaataaaaaaaccaaTATAGTCTTCCGCAtgtgcttcgtacttagatattgtattgagcatatgttaacggcaaactaacaacgcAACTTAAACGGGATGACatcggcttctccatcgtcaacttcccatatttattcaacaatattccataatcatctgcatatggtgtttgtttctctcaattgattcgatacattagagcttgttctgcgtatgatcagtttttaaatcgaggcaggctactgaaaaacacgttgatattacaggggtttgAATAATCTCgtgtaaagtcagcatttcgcaaattctatggtcgttataacgatatagtttgccaatgcaacctgtcattgggtcaaattgctgtctgaagtgtttcatactgattgttaggcctttcttggcacactgatttgactacagatttctccgtttacctgatcaagatatagggctcacggcgggtgtgaccggtcgatgatgtttactcctcctaagcacctgatcccacctctagtgtatCTATGGAtccattttgtcttccttataggagttatgagattgatcactgctcgttatcttcacttttcattgtaTTTACTTTCATATAGAATATCTACTTTTTAGTCGACTGattgtcagtctgtctgtctgtctgtctgatatgtattttttcttaatttgacattttgaaatttttctgtAGAGATTTATAATTATGGGGAAGATTGTAGGATAAATAGATTTCTTTTAACCACATGCACACTCTCTTTGATCCGCCCCTtattatgtatatgtgtataaaagaaagttaatgtaaataatgaattttttgcgtcaattcattttttttcgaAGATAAGAGAAAATGCTTAAGATTTGTTTTGAGGTTTTATTGGAAACGCTAcaaattaaaaatctaaaattttCTCTCTATTACGTATGAAGAACCACCTTTTAAAAAGATAGATATAAGATTATGAATGTTTGTGTTTATGTTGTGTGTgcgtgtgcgtgcgtgcgtgcgtgtggtgggttttttttccaggtgtggtgggtttttttccaggTGTGACGTTATCATGAAACCGAACGCTGATGTTGACACGACGGTGCCATTGTTATCAATTTACCATATTGATATTGTATTTAGTCGATCGATCGCGTGATAGTGGAATTGCCTACAAGTATTAAATGCTACCTCGTACTGATAATAATAAGCGCAGCCAGCAGTCCTCGGGGAAACGAGACCTGATAGCATTAACACATGTTTAAGAACAGATTAGTCAAAATAACCAATAAAAGGTGACGCACTACCGTCAAAACTTTCTTCCTTCCACCCTGGATACCGCTTTCTTGATCCATTCAAATCACAATTAGACTCGTCACAAATTTTTGTCGTGTTGAAATATGACACTATATATTCTTTATTCACGCTAAGGGGGAATCCAGAATCCCAAAATCGTTACCTCGTTCCATTCGTCTCCTTTTTGTATTCCACGGATGTTAAATTTTACAACCCAGGTCTCAATCCATTaactgattgtgtattgttttgcTCGAGAAAGGCCTCAATCGATCAGGGAAAGATCATATATAGTTCTTCTCTTGATCGATTGTAAAACTGAGGTTGTAAAATTTACCATCCGTAAAAAAGGAGACGAGTGGACGTTTGATGTAGCGATTTTTGGGAATCTAGACCTTCTCCCTTGtgtaaatattgaattgatgaCAAAATCCGTGACAAGCCGCTTTATTCCAATTGAAGTCTGTGCCCTTCCTGTACTTTGTCAACGATTCCGGCTGTCTCAAACTTCCGGCAGAGTTCGTCTGCACATAAACCACAACCTTCCGTGCACACATTGTGAGATAAGAGATAGGGAATTCCTGCAGACACTGTGAGATAAGAGATAGGGAATTCCTGCAGACACTGTGGGATAAGGGATAGGTAATTCTTGCAGACAATGTGGGATAAGGGATAGGGAATTCTTGCAGACAATGTGGGATAAGGGATAGGGAATTCCTGTAGACAATGTGGGATAAGGGATAGGGAATTTCTGCAGACACTGTGAAATAAGGGATAGGGAATTCCTGCAGACATTGTGGGATAAGGGATAGGGAATTCCTGCAGACACTGTGAGATAAGGGATAGGGAATTCCTACAGACACTGTGGGATAAGGGATAGGGGATTCCTGCACACACTGTGGGATAAGGGATAGGGGATTCCTGCATACACTGTGGGATAAGGGATAGGGAATTCCTGCAAACACTGTGAGATAAGGGATAGGGAATTCCTGCAGACACTGTGGGATAAGGGATAGGGGATTCCTGCAGACATTGTGGGATAAGGGATAGGGAATTCCTGCAGACACTGTGGGATAAGGGATAGGGAATTCCTGCAGACATTGTGGGATAAGGGATAGGGAATTCCTGCAGACATTGTGGGATAAGGGATAAGGAACTCCTGCAGACAATGTGGGATAAGGGATAAGGAACTCCTGCAGACATTGTAGGATAAGGGATAGGGAATTACTGCGAACTGCTTTTCATAGAGATGGTGATTGGGTCATTAGAAAGAAACGGCATCAGCTGCAAAATGATACTTTTTCCATGGCCAGTTGGTAGTAGACACACAATGTCTCTTGCCTCTTCGAAAACACGAAGTGCAACGACTTGTTCCGACTTTAATTCATAATTAATTCTCAATCGTCTTATGTTTTTTTTCATGTGAAAGTAGAAAGGTTACGTATTTATAACCTTtacttaaattttttaaaactgtttttcctttctttgtattatatttgaattttgcaCCTTGCAAcatcaattgatttatgaaactCTCATAGATCTACCTAGTCATCTACAACACACAGATCTACCTAGTCATCTATAACACACAGATCTACCTAGTCATCTACAACACACAAATCTACCTAGCCATCTATAACACACAAATCTACCTCTTCATCTATAAAACACATATCTACATATACATCTACAACACACAGATCTACCTAGTCATCTATAACACACAGATCTACCTAGCTATCTATAACACACAGATCTACCTAGCTATCTATAACACACAGATCTACCTAGTCATCTACAACACACAGATCTACCTAGTCATCTACAACACACAGATCTACCTAGTCATCTATAACACACAGATCTACCTAGTCATCTATAAGACACAGATCTACTTCGTCATCTATAACACACAGCTCTACCTAGTCATCTATAACACACAAATCTACCTATACATCTACAACACACATATCTACCTGGTCATCTATAACACACAGATCTACCTAGACATCTATAACACACAGATCTACCTAGTCATCTATAACACATATAGCTACCTAGTCATCTATAACACACATATCTACCTAGTCATCTATAACACATATCTACCTAGTCATCTACAACACACAGATCTACCTAGACATCTATAACACACAGATCTACCTAGTCATCTATAACACACAGATCTACCTAGTCATTTATAACACACAGATCTACCTAGTCATTTATAACACACATATCTACCTAGTCATCTATAACACACATAGCTACCTAGTCATCTATAACACACAGATCTACCTAGTCATCTATAACACAGATCTACCTAGTCATCTACAACACACAAATCTACCTAGTCATCTATAACACACAGATCTACCTAGTCATTTATAACACACAGATCTACCTAGTCATCTACAACACACAGATCTACCTAGTTATCTACAACACACAGATCTACCTAGTCATCTACAACACACAAATCTACCTAGTCATCTACAACACACAAATCTACCTAGTCATCTATAACACATATCTACCTAGCCATCTATAACACAGATATCTACCTAGTCATCTATAACACACAGATCTACCTAGTCATCTACAACATACAGATCTACCTAGTCATCTATAACACAGATATCTACCTAATCATCTATAACACACAGATCTACCTAGTCATCTATAACACATATCTACCTAGACATCTATAACACACAGATCTACCTATACATCTACAACACACAGATCTACCTATACATCTATAACACACAGATCTACCTAGTCATCTACAACACACAGATCTACCTAGTCATCTACAACACACAGATCTACCTATACATCTACAACACACAGATCTACCTAGTCATCTATAACACACAGATCTATCTAGTCATCTATAACACACATATCTACCTAGTCATCTATAACACACAGATATACATAGTCATCTATAACACACAGATCTATCTAGTCATCTACAACACACATATCTACCTAGACATCTATAACACACATATCTACATAGCCATCTATAACACACATATCTACCTAGTCATCTACAACACACATATCTACCTAGACATCTACAACACACATATCTACCTAGTCATCTATAACACACAAATCTATCTAGTCATCTATAACACACAGATCTACCTAGTCATCTATAACACACAGATCTACCTAGCTATCTATAACACACAGATCTACCTAGTCATCTATAACACATATCTACCTAGTCATCTATAACACACAAATCTATCTAGTCATCTATAACACACAGATCTACCTAGTCATCTATAACACACAGATCTACCTAGTCATCTATAACACACATATCTACCTAGTCATCTATAACACACAGATCTACCTAGTCATCTATAACACACAGATCTACCTAGTCATCTATAACACATATCTACCTAGTCATCTACAACACACAGATCTACCTAGACATCTACAACACACAGATCTATCTAGTCATCTATAACACACAGATCTACCTAGTCATCTACAACACACAGATCTACCTAGTCATCTACAACACACAAATCTACCTAGTCATTTATAACACACAGATCTATCTAGTCATCTATAACACACATATCTACCTAGTCATCTATAACACACAGATCTACCTAGTCATCTACAACACACAGATCTACCTAGTCATCTATAACACACATATCTACCTAGTCATCTATAACACACAGATCTACCTAGTCATCTATAACACACAGATCTATCTAGTCATCTACAACACACAAATCTATCTAGTCATCTATAACACACAGATCTACCTAGTCATCTATAACACACAGATCTACCTAGTCATCTATAACACATATCTACCTAGTCATCTATAACACACAGATCTATCTAGTCATCTATAACACACATATCTACCTAGTCATCTATAACACACAGATCTACCTAGTCATCTACAACACACATATCTACCTAGTCATCTATAACACACATATTTACCTAGACATCTACAATTTACAAATTTGCCAGGTTGTCTATAACACACAGATTGCCCAGGTTGTCTATAACACTTTTAGCTAGTCAAACATTAAGTTGTATACTAATGGTCCAAACAAAACAACCCTTCTTCATATTTAGCTGTGAAAGTAACCTTACAAATCTTCAAAATTTTTGACTTTATAAAAAGTGTAGCAATTGGCGAACCTTTGTAAATAGAATAGCAGTAGTGTTAAATCTTGGATACACACTGATACTTCATTTGAATATCATGTCTCTGATTTTAGAATGAGTGTACGCATTGGGGACTATATTTGAAAAGTCGTGCCTCGGATTTACGATTGACAGTGAGTAGATGTATGCCTAGTCATTTTTCTGAATTGGTAAGTTATTCATGTGAAATGTCCCAATTTTTGTCCTGTATTTGATATAAGTACTAAATAGGtacattttataaatttattcTCCGTCCTCTGCCTCATTCCGGTTTGGGTCTAAATCAGATAGCACGCAATAAGTAAGtttcaaatcttttttttttttttttttttttttttttttgttgtgaAGATGTACTGTAATGTAAGTTTTATTCATGATAAATGATTGGAAAAAATTCTGCTCAAAAACTTCGAATCATTTACACATTTAACTAGCATCTGACATACGAACATACCCAcgtgtttaatttcatttttatcacaAATTTGCCAGCAGATGTCTTAAAATCCATTGTAACCAAGTAAGATTAAAGGGGCATTatgctgtaatttttttttcacaaaaatagAATTCAATGAAATTAGctctttattatatatttcggaaataacatcagtatttaattatttcaatcactttttaacctcaaagcaggcacatgaatatgtaattttggtgattaaataattattgtcttgcaaaacAATAATTCTgtcttatgcaaggtgaagataacgaacagtgatcaatctcataactcctataggcaatacaaaatagagagttgggcaaacatggacccctcgacacatcagaggtggaatcaggtgcctaagaggagtaagcatcccttgtcgataTATTTCTTTACTCTAAAAACGGATATCTAACatagtttttttcttcattttaggtttttcttgtttttgtacaaaataaatgtttttattagtcattggTATACATTCCTATGCCActgagagattttgagagaaaaagaaacggttgccatcacttttacagttaatgcccctttaagattACATCCCATCTTAACGTTTTTACTCTGATAATGTACTTTATGTGCATCATTTAATTCAATCCCTTCTTCTCTCCAGTGCAGCTACACGAATTTGGAGCCGTGGACTATATCGTTTTTATTCTCACCATTGTTGTCTCCCTTGGAATCGGAATCTATTATGCTCTGTCAGGCGGCCGCCAAAGAACCACTTCGGAATACCTCGTGGGTAACCGTAAGATGGCTGTTCTACCAGTAGCCATATCCTTACTGGTATCCTTCGAGTCCAGCATTATGATGTTAGGAACACCTGCAGAAATATACAGATATGGCATTCAGTGGATATGGGCAAATCTAGGTTTTTTCTGTGCCAACCTATTAGCGATTAAAGTAATGGTTCCGCTGATTCACCCATTAAAGATCACAAGCGCTAATGAGGTAATATATCCTTCATTGCATCGGACTCAGTctacaatgaaaagtaaattTAGTACAGtaattgcagtggcggatccagagggtcGGAACACCCTCCCTTCTTTTCGTCGGAATTTTTTCTTAAAAGTGTTAAAAACGCATTTTaaggttgttttttgttgttgccccacccccctttgaaaactaaaattaattatagaacacacacaccctcttcaaaaattcctggatctgccccaGAATTGTATATGTATCAATGTATTAGTGACATCATTGACAATGTTATACCTGTTCTCAGTACAACATATGTGAGATATCAGAGCATACAGGGACCGCAGACCTCCGTCAAGTCTCCGCAATCTCTCTTGATCTGCCACTGTTCTGTCCTTCAGGTCGCTCTCAAAACTTAATTCACTTCTGTCAGTCATCAAACCTATGTCTTGTAAAAATGTGAATGAGACCAATCTGTTACAAGTGTGTAATTTTGTCCAGATGATATAAACAGCGAAATATGACCACCTTAGCCTGaggtaaccccccccccccccaactatTGATTGAAAACATCGCTTAGTTTTCGTaaatgttaaaaagttatcaCTAAGATCTTTGATTAATTGAgagtgtatttatatatatatatatctttatgttgggatatcagaatttctagaatgcggcttcaatttgtctgaccttgaaaaatatattaccttgaaaaataaaaatattattgaatctttttccttagacttctctcccattcacctattcgattgttgattttaatgctagatcagtgtcctttgattgactttgttgtttaatcctgttcttctggcaatcattatttttcgctgttcaccatatccgaatcatcaatggtacggactacctaatattgttttgaacttaatcactccatatcattatcttcccactattttattccataatcacattgttttgtaagatttccctctaaatttttctgatttctgtaatttttcaagaataattttattttcatcccgacccgaccatggtacaaactctctaaaccatagtcagtaaacacgctttacaacgtaaccaccaccatttttatcactcagtacaatagtgtatcactcttctcaccaatgtagtttatcgatacttgtcgtttttgtgcgttatttgtttatgtaatttatgtctcttgataaagacgcgggttgcgtcgaaaatttgagttttaaataaccaacagtgtcgtggccttttcagtgcttttatatatatatatatatatatatatatatatatatatatatagactaaATGCGAAATAAGTTTACGTTTCGTTCACAAGGAAAGTTTGATGCGAATTAACGAGCATGGAATTTAAAGGCCAAAATTTTaccttcacccccccccctcctttaaTGATCCCGTAATCGGAGATTTTGGGTCATATGGTTTTTGGTATGTCTATTTGTCTGTccgcaaaaactttaaccttcccCATAACATTTGAATAGATGGTGATAGGactttcttattttacaagtgtattttttgtgacaagacctttcctttggtaccaaaatttttgaccccatGATCTTgagagtttggcctacttttgaAAACCTTTAA
Coding sequences:
- the LOC125659726 gene encoding protein shisa-5-like, whose amino-acid sequence is MKASVAESPVVLFSLVLFLVSDVVAGIWGEKCGTKNCFYGYHCCSDSTGYCCPDGFICSGAICINLAVIIAPIVIGVIVIVVIVIIVIACKKKRAQGVVIAPAAGTTVAYNVHQQTTQYGQMPTQYGQPQPANYPYGYPAQQGYSSNPLPQDPPIYPGQPQSSSGPAYPPAPATTEYKQ